In the Loxodonta africana isolate mLoxAfr1 chromosome 1, mLoxAfr1.hap2, whole genome shotgun sequence genome, one interval contains:
- the LOC111752375 gene encoding histone H4: protein MSGRGKGGKGLGKGGAKRHRKVLRDNIQGITKPAIRRLARRGGVKRISGLIYEETRGVLKVFLENVIRDAVTYTEHAKRKTVTAMDVVYALKRQGRTLYGFGG from the coding sequence ATGTCTGGGCGCGGTAAAGGCGGAAAGGGCTTGGGGAAGGGAGGCGCTAAGCGCCACCGAAAGGTTTTGCGTGACAACATCCAGGGCATTACCAAACCTGCTATCCGTCGTCTGGCTCGGCGTGGTGGTGTTAAGCGCATCTCCGGCCTCATTTACGAAGAGACCCGCGGAGTGCTGAAGGTTTTCCTGGAGAACGTGATCCGTGACGCTGTCACCTATACCGAGCACGCCAAGCGCAAGACTGTCACGGCCATGGACGTGGTTTATGCTCTTAAACGCCAGGGGCGCACCCTTTATGGCTTTGGCGGCTAG
- the LOC100667419 gene encoding histone H2B type 1-C/E/F/G/I, with the protein MPEPAKSAPAPKKGSKKAVTKAQKKDGKKRKRSRKESYSVYVYKVLKQVHPDTGISSKAMGIMNSFVNDIFERIAGEASRLAHYNKRSTITSREIQTAVRLLLPGELAKHAVSEGTKAVTKYTSSK; encoded by the coding sequence ATGCCTGAGCCAGCAAAATCCGCTCCAGCCCCTAAAAAGGGCTCTAAGAAGGCGGTGACCAAGGCGCAGAAGAAGGACGGCAAGAAGCGCAAGCGCAGCCGCAAGGAGAGCTACTCTGTCTACGTCTACAAGGTGCTGAAGCAGGTCCACCCCGACACTGGCATCTCCTCCAAGGCGATGGGCATCATGAACTCCTTTGTCAACGACATCTTCGAACGCATTGCTGGAGAAGCCTCTCGCCTGGCTCATTACAACAAGCGCTCTACCATCACGTCCAGGGAGATCCAGACGGCTGTGCGCCTGCTGCTGCCCGGGGAGCTGGCCAAGCACGCAGTGTCCGAGGGCACCAAGGCCGTCACCAAGTACACCAGCTCCAAGTAA
- the LOC100668844 gene encoding histone H2B type 1-C/E/F/G/I: protein MPEPAKSAPAPKKGSKKAVTKAQKKDGKKRKRSRKESYSVYVYKVLKQVHPDTGISSKAMGIMNSFVNDIFERIAGEASRLAHYNKRSTITSREIQTAVRLLLPGELAKHAVSEGTKAVTKYTSSK, encoded by the coding sequence ATGCCAGAACCAGCCAAGTCTGCTCCTGCCCCGAAAAAGGGCTCTAAAAAGGCGGTGACCAAGGCGCAGAAGAAGGATGGCAAGAAGCGCAAGCGCAGCCGCAAGGAGAGCTACTCCGTCTACGTCTACAAGGTGCTGAAGCAGGTCCACCCCGACACCGGAATCTCCTCTAAGGCCATGGGCATCATGAACTCCTTCGTCAACGACATCTTCGAGCGCATCGCTGGTGAGGCGTCTCGCCTGGCGCATTACAACAAGCGCTCGACCATCACATCCAGGGAGATCCAGACGGCCGTGCGCCTGCTGCTGCCCGGGGAGCTGGCCAAGCACGCTGTGTCCGAGGGCACCAAGGCTGTCACCAAGTACACCAGCTCCAAATGA
- the LOC100668277 gene encoding histone H1.4-like: protein MSETAPAAPATASPAEKTPVKKKARKPAGAAKRKASGPPVSELITKAVAASKERSGVSLAALKKALAAAGYDVEKNNSRIKLGLKSLVSKGTLVQTKGTGASGSFKLNKKAASGEAKPKTKKAGAAKAKKPAGAKKPKKSSAATPKKTTKKTPKKAKKPAAAAGVKKVAKSPKKVKAAKPKKAAKSPAKAKAPKPKAAKPKAAKPKKAAPKKK, encoded by the coding sequence ATGTCGGAAACCGCACCTGCAGCGCCTGCTACAGCTTCCCCTGCGGAGAAGACTCCAGTAAAGAAGAAGGCCCGCAAGCCCGCAGGTGCCGCCAAGCGCAAGGCGTCCGGGCCCCCGGTGTCCGAGCTCATCACCAAGGCGGTGGCCGCCTCCAAGGAGCGCAGCGGCGTGTCCCTGGCCGCGCTGAAGAAGGCGCTGGCGGCCGCTGGCTACGATGTGGAGAAGAACAACAGCCGCATCAAGCTGGGGCTCAAGAGCCTGGTGAGCAAGGGCACCCTGGTGCAGACCAAGGGCACCGGCGCCTCCGGCTCCTTCAAGCTGAACAAGAAGGCAGCCTCTGGGGAAGCCAAGCCCAAAACCAAGAAGGCTGGCGCTGCCAAGGCcaagaagccagctggggcaaAGAAGCCCAAGAAGTCCTCGGCTGCCACCCCTAAGAAGACCACCAAGAAGACCCCTAAGAAGGCAAAGAAGCCAGCAGCGGCTGCTGGGGTCAAGAAAGTGGCCAAGAGCCCGAAGAAGGTGAAAGCAGCCAAGCCCAAGAAGGCGGCCAAAAGCCCAGCTAAGGCTAAGGCTCCTAAACCCAAGGCAGCCAAGCCCAAAGCAGCCAAGCCCAAAAAGGCAGCTCCCAAAAAGAAGTAA
- the LOC100667708 gene encoding histone H2A type 1: MSGRGKQGGKARAKAKTRSSRAGLQFPVGRVHRLLRKGNYAERVGAGAPVYLAAVLEYLTAEILELAGNAARDNKKTRIIPRHLQLAIRNDEELNKLLGKVTIAQGGVLPNIQAVLLPKKTESHHKAKGK; the protein is encoded by the coding sequence ATGTCTGGACGCGGAAAGCAAGGTGGTAAGGCCCGTGCTAAAGCTAAGACGCGGTCTTCCAGAGCTGGACTCCAGTTCCCAGTGGGCCGTGTGCATCGCCTGCTCCGCAAGGGGAACTATGCCGAGCGGGTTGGGGCCGGCGCGCCGGTGTATCTGGCGGCGGTGCTGGAGTACCTGACCGCCGAGATCCTGGAGCTGGCGGGGAACGCGGCCCGTGACAACAAGAAGACGCGCATCATCCCGCGCCACCTGCAGCTGGCCATCCGCAACGACGAGGAGCTCAACAAGCTGCTGGGCAAAGTCACCATCGCTCAGGGTGGCGTCCTGCCCAACATCCAGGCCGTGCTGCTGCCCAAGAAGACCGAGAGCCATCACAAGGCCAAAGGAAAGTAA
- the LOC100667137 gene encoding histone H2B type 1-C/E/F/G/I, producing the protein MPEPAKSAPAPKKGSKKAVTKAQKKDGKKRKRSRKESYSVYVYKVLKQVHPDTGISSKAMGIMNSFVNDIFERIAGEASRLAHYNKRSTITSREIQTAVRLLLPGELAKHAVSEGTKAVTKYTSSK; encoded by the coding sequence ATGCCTGAGCCAGCGAAATCCGCTCCAGCTCCTAAAAAGGGCTCCAAGAAGGCAGTGACGAAAGCGCAGAAAAAAGATGGCAAGAAGCGCAAGCGCAGCCGCAAAGAGAGCTACTCTGTTTACGTGTACAAGGTGCTCAAGCAGGTCCACCCCGACACCGGCATCTCCTCCAAAGCCATGGGCATCATGAACTCCTTCGTCAACGACATCTTCGAGCGCATCGCTGGTGAGGCGTCTCGCTTGGCGCATTACAACAAGCGCTCGACCATCACGTCCAGGGAGATTCAGACCGCGGTGCGCCTGCTGCTGCCCGGGGAGCTGGCCAAACACGCAGTGTCCGAGGGCACCAAGGCTGTCACCAAGTACACCAGCTCCAAGTGA